A window of Candidatus Epulonipiscium sp. genomic DNA:
ACTTCTAGACAAGTACCTGCCTTGGTCAAATGAATTGCCGGAAGAATGCAGATTGAATCATAAACATAAAAAGTGCTTCAAAAAATGATATCACTAGCTTATCAGAATGATTATAATATAGCTAGACATCATCTTTTGAAGCACTTACGTTATAAAGGGACTTAAATTATTATTACTTTGGATTTTTTGGGCATCATTCCATTTTAGACAAAATACCAACGTATAAATAGATACAAAAAAAGATTCGTATAAACTTCAATATTTAAGGGAGTAAATATACACTATTAGTCGTCTAATAAGTGTACAATGAAATAATAGAGCATGGGGGATTGATATGAGAACTGAAAAAGATGAATTATTAGATAAATGGATGAATGTTTACGGGGCAGAAGTTTTACGCACAGCTTTTTTTTATGTAAAAGACATATCCATTGCGGAAGATATGTTTCAAGAGGTATTTTTAAAAGCATATAAAAAAATGAATACATACAGAGGAGAAGCAAGTATAAGGACATGGATTTTAAAAATTACTATAAATCAATGTAAGGATTACTTGAAATCTAACTGGTTTAAACGAATTTTGCTAAATTGGGAAACGAAAGACTATGTACTGCCGGAAGTTGATACTACCTTAAATCCCGAAAGCATTGTTTTGCACCATGAAGAAAGGCAGGAATTATTAGAACAGGTTTTGAAAATTTCGCTTCCATTAAGAGAGGTGCTAATCCTTTACTATTATCATGATTTATCCCAGAATGAAATTGCCGATATACTAAAAATTCCTTTTGGAACGGTACGCAGTAGACTTCACAGGTCAAAAGAGGTATTAAAAAAACAATTAAAACTTGGAGGTGATTATGATGAAAAATATTGATGAAAGATTGAAAAGCTTCCGTGGGGATATGGATACATTAATGGAAAATATGGCACCATCAGAAAGTCTAAAAAATCAAGTTAAAATATGTACCTCTATGGAAATTGTTTCGAATAAAAGTCGTAAAAGAAGATTAGTATTAGCTGCATCTTTTATGTGTTTTATGTTGATTATAAGTATTTTTCAGGTTCCGGTAGTTAGGGCACAGGTGTTCTCCACACTATCTAATGTGGTTACATGGGTTAGAGAAACTACTAACTTGCCAATTTATTTACCTGAATCGTGGCAGCCAATAAAACAGGATATTGCTGAAACTAATAAGGGTGGACAGAATTATTATTATGAATTAACAGGAAATGAAGACTTTTACAGCATAAATGTTTACAAAGTAAATGTACCTGTTAAATTTAATGATAGGAACGACTTATTAGATAAAAACGGGCCAGTCAGCCAATCCGATTTTGTTGGGGCAATAAATGGAGAAAAAATTGTAAGCACAACACCTGATTTGATCAATGATATTCCTAAAGATGCTGAAAGCTTTGAACTAATACATGGTATAAAGGCATATGAAAAGGATCAAGGCACAGCATTATGGTGGGAGCACAAGGAATGGAATTTTGAATTTAGAGGTTCATCACTTTCTCATGAAGCTTTAAAAGAATTAG
This region includes:
- a CDS encoding sigma-70 family RNA polymerase sigma factor, which translates into the protein MRTEKDELLDKWMNVYGAEVLRTAFFYVKDISIAEDMFQEVFLKAYKKMNTYRGEASIRTWILKITINQCKDYLKSNWFKRILLNWETKDYVLPEVDTTLNPESIVLHHEERQELLEQVLKISLPLREVLILYYYHDLSQNEIADILKIPFGTVRSRLHRSKEVLKKQLKLGGDYDEKY